The proteins below are encoded in one region of Salmo salar chromosome ssa02, Ssal_v3.1, whole genome shotgun sequence:
- the pou3f1 gene encoding POU domain, class 3, transcription factor 1 encodes MATTAQYIPRNNSLPSNPLMHPDSDRMHQGTTYREVQKMMHHEYLQGLAATNTGHPMSLTHHQWLPTSNTDWTSGTHIGQQEHNKASVQASREDLSSGFHHRSHLVHQQTQSSHHGSWAPTTTHHLSPLSPASNGHQSLVYSQPGYTNLNAMLSPQPASLHHGMRDPLHDDTGSHDNQMESPQQAFSHHQDHSDEDAPSSDDLEQFAKQFKQRRIKLGFTQADVGLALGTLYGNVFSQTTICRFEALQLSFKNMCKLKPLLNKWLEETDSNTGSPTNLDKIAAQGRKRKKRTSIEVGVKGALENHFLKCPKPSAHEITSLAGSLQLEKEVVRVWFCNRRQKEKRMTPIGVPHPNMEDVYSQAETPPLHHTLQSPVQ; translated from the coding sequence ATGGCTACAACAGCTCAGTATATTCCGCGGAATAACTCATTACCGTCCAACCCGCTCATGCATCCGGATTCGGACAGGATGCACCAGGGGACGACCTACAGAGAGGTGCAGAAAATGATGCACCACGAGTACTTGCAAGGGCTAGCGGCGACCAACACCGGACATCCGATGAGCCTGACGCACCACCAGTGGCTGCCCACCTCCAACACCGACTGGACCAGCGGCACCCATATCGGGCAACAGGAGCACAACAAAGCCAGCGTTCAGGCGAGCCGAGAGGACCTGAGCAGCGGCTTCCACCATAGATCTCACCTGGTGCACCAGCAAACGCAGAGTAGCCACCATGGGTCGTGGGCGCCAACCACGACGCACCACTTGTCCCCGCTGTCCCCTGCCTCCAACGGTCACCAGTCGCTAGTCTACTCGCAGCCGGGATACACGAACCTCAACGCCATGCTAAGTCCCCAGCCCGCCTCTCTGCACCACGGCATGCGGGACCCGCTCCACGACGACACAGGTAGCCATGACAACCAGATGGAGTCCCCCCAGCAGGCGTTCAGCCACCACCAGGACCACTCAGACGAGGATGCGCCCAGCTCCGACGACCTGGAGCAGTTCGCCAAGCAGTTTAAGCAGCGAAGGATCAAACTGGGCTTTACACAGGCGGACGTGGGCTTGGCCTTGGGTACCCTGTACGGAAACGTCTTTTCTCAGACCACTATCTGCAGGTTCGAGGCACTGCAGCTCAGCTTCAAGAACATGTGCAAACTTAAGCCACTGCTAAACAAGTGGCTGGAGGAGACAGACTCAAACACGGGCAGTCCCACCAATCTGGACAAGATTGCTGCGCAGGGCAGGAAACGAAAGAAGAGGACCTCGATTGAAGTTGGGGTGAAAGGGGCGCTGGAAAATCATTTCTTAAAATGTCCCAAGCCCTCTGCCCATGAAATCACCAGCTTAGCCGGCTCTCTTCAATTAGAAAAAGAGGTTGTCCGTGTTTGGTTTTGCAACAGAAGACAAAAAGAGAAAAGAATGACGCCGATAGGGGTCCCTCATCCGAATATGGAGGACGTATATTCTCAAGCGGAGACACCCCCTCTTCACCACACATTACAGAGTCCTGTGCAGTGA